A single region of the Sciurus carolinensis chromosome 14, mSciCar1.2, whole genome shotgun sequence genome encodes:
- the Rnf208 gene encoding RING finger protein 208 produces the protein MPTDPGPEVGSGWPGLLMSCLKGPHVILKMEAMKIVHPEKFPELPAAAPCFPPAPRHTPTLAPKRAWPSHTEIIVNQACGGDMPALEGAPHTPPLPRRPRKGSSDLGFPRVVAADEVIVNQYVIRPGPAASVASSSGTGTVAAGEPLECPTCGHTYNVTQRRPRVLSCLHSVCEQCLQILYESCPKYKFISCPTCRRETVLFTDYGLAALAVNTSILSRLPPEALTAPSGGQWGGEPEGSCYQTFRQYCGAACTCHVRNPLSACSIM, from the coding sequence ATGCCGACTGACCCTGGGCCCGAGGTGGGCAGTGGCTGGCCGGGCCTCCTCATGTCCTGCCTGAAGGGCCCACATGTCATCCTCAAGATGGAGGCCATGAAAATTGTCCATCCTGAAAAGTTCCCTGAACTCCCGGCAGCTGCCCCCTGCTTCCCACCCGCACCCAGGCACACTCCCACCCTGGCACCCAAACGTGCCTGGCCCTCTCACACTGAGATCATTGTCAACCAGGCATGTGGGGGGGACATGCCTGCCTTGGAAGGGgccccccacaccccacccttGCCACGGAGGCCCCGGAAGGGCAGCTCTGACCTGGGCTTCCCCCGAGTGGTGGCGGCGGACGAGGTCATCGTGAATCAGTACGTGATTCGGCCTGGACCGGCTGCCTCTGTGGCTTCTTCATCAGGGACTGGGACGGTGGCAGCAGGTGAGCCCCTGGAGTGCCCCACCTGTGGGCACACGTACAATGTCACCCAGCGGCGGCCCCGAGTGCTGTCTTGCCTGCACTCCGTGTGTGAGCAGTGCCTGCAGATTCTCTATGAGTCCTGCCCCAAGTACAAGTTCATCTCCTGCCCCACCTGCCGCCGTGAGACTGTGCTCTTCACTGACTATGGCCTGGCTGCACTGGCTGTCAACACGTCCATCTTGAGTCGCCTGCCTCCTGAGGCACTGACTGCCCCTTCCGGGGGCCAGTGGGGGGGTGAGCCTGAGGGCAGCTGCTACCAGACCTTCCGGCAGTACTGTGGAGCTGCGTGCACCTGTCACGTGCGGAACCCGCTGTCCGCCTGCTCCATCATGTAG